The proteins below are encoded in one region of Pleuronectes platessa chromosome 12, fPlePla1.1, whole genome shotgun sequence:
- the LOC128453164 gene encoding cytochrome P450 1B1 has protein sequence MDVTLEGIDPATPRAFLLACVTLLFSLHLWRWLGQRSVPGPPGPLAWPLIGNAAQLGKLPHLYLTRMAQKYGNVFQIKLGSRTVVVLNGDSIKQALVKQGTDFAGRPDFASFKYIFDGDSLAFGPFTDWWKVHRKVAQSTVRTFSTGNTTTKKTFEHHVLCEFRELLQLFVGKTKQHRFFQPMTYLVVSTANIMSAVCFGKRYTYEDEEFRQVVGRNDQFTQTVGAGSIVDVMPWLQYFPNPIKTMFDNFKKLNLEFGQFIRDKVIEHRKTIQSSITRDMTDALIMALDKLGDKTELTGGKDYVSPTMGDIFGASQDTLSTALQWIVLILVKYPEMQLRIQQEVDKVVDRSRLPSIEDQLQLPYIMAFVYEVMRFTSFVPLTIPHSTITDTSIMGYTIPKNTVIFINQWSINHDPALWSHPETFNPQRFLDQNGALNKDLTSSVLIFSLGKRRCIGEELSKLQLFLFTALIAHQCHITADPARPLKLDYNYGLTLKPHAFSIAVSLRGHNMSLLDEATRDVSAEEVKGEPSSDSPTKTE, from the exons ATGGATGTGACACTGGAGGGGATCGACCCTGCGACTCCCAGAGCTTTCTTACTGGCCTGCGTGActctgctcttctccctccacCTGTGGCGTTGGCTCGGGCAGCGCTCTGTCCCGGGACCGCCCGGTCCTCTCGCCTGGCCGCTCATCGGCAACGCGGCGCAACTCGGCAAGCTACCGCACCTGTACCTGACGCGCATGGCACAGAAGTACGGCAACGTGTTCCAGATCAAACTGGGCAGCCGCACCGTGGTGGTGCTGAACGGGGACTCCATCAAGCAGGCGCTCGTCAAGCAGGGAACCGACTTTGCCGGGAGACCGGACTTCGCCTCCTTCAAGTACATCTTCGACGGGGACAGCCTCGCGTTTGGCCCCTTCACGGACTGGTGGAAGGTGCACCGCAAAGTGGCGCAGTCCACCGTGCGCACGTTTTCCACCGGGAACACGACCACTAAAAAGACTTTCGAGCATCACGTCCTGTGCGAGTtcagggagctgctgcagctgttcgTGGGCAAGACCAAGCAGCACCGCTTCTTCCAGCCCATGACCTATCTGGTGGTGTCCACGGCGAACATCATGAGCGCGGTGTGCTTTGGGAAGAGGTACACGTACGAGGATGAGGAGTTCCGGCAGGTGGTGGGCAGGAACGACCAGTTCACCCAGACCGTGGGCGCAGGGAGCATCGTGGACGTGATGCCCTGGCTCCAGTACTTCCCCAACCCCATCAAAACCATGTTTGACAACTTCAAGAAGCTGAATCTGGAGTTTGGCCAGTTTATCCGTGATAAAGTCATTGAGCACAGGAAAACGATCCAGTCGAGCATCACCAGGGACATGACGGATGCTTTGATTATGGCGTTGGACAAACTGGGAGATAAGACTGAACTCACAGGAGGGAAGGACTACGTGAGCCCCACTATGGGAGATATATTCGGAGCAAGTCAAGACACTCTGTCCACAGCTCTGCAGTGGATCGTCCTCATACTCGTCAA GTATCCTGAGATGCAGCTGCGTATCCAGCAGGAGGTGGATAAGGTGGTGGACCGCAGCCGACTCCCCTCCATCGaggaccagctgcagctgccCTACATCATGGCCTTCGTTTATGAGGTGATGCGCTTCACCAGCTTCGTCCCCCTCACCATCCCACACTCCACCATCACCGACACCTCCATCATGGGCTACACCATACCAAAGAACACGGTCATCTTCATCAACCAGTGGTCCATCAACCATGACCCGGCCCTGTGGTCCCACCCGGAGACCTTCAACCCCCAGCGCTTCCTGGACCAGAATGGTGCTCTGAACAAGGACCTGACCAGCAGCGTGCTCATCTTCTCGCTGGGCAAGCGACGGTGCATCGGCGAGGAGCTGTCCAAGCTGCAGCTGTTCCTTTTCACCGCCCTCATCGCCCACCAGTGCCACATCACCGCGGACCCGGCCAGGCCGCTCAAATTAGACTACAACTATGGACTTACTCTGAAACCTCACGCCTTCTCCATAGCAGTATCTCTGCGTGGACATAATATGTCGCTGTTAGACGAGGCTACGAGGGACGTAAGTGCTGAGGAGGTCAAAGGCGAGCCCTCATCAGACTCACCgacaaaaactgaataa